In Methanococcoides sp. LMO-2, the genomic stretch ATACGTGTGCACATAAAGACCTGCAAGGACGATGCATCCGATCGAACATGCAATAGCTGTTGAACCTGCTGCGCCAACGATCCCGTGTGAAGGTACTAAAGCGATCAGTAGTATGATCTCGATCACCACGGCCAGTGGCAGGACAAATGCCGGGATCCTTGGCACATTGCGTGCCTGGAATATGTTGGTAAGGACCATTGTCATTACCAGGAATCCCATCCCAATGGAAACTATGGAAAGTGCCGGTGCACTTGCAATATATTCGGCCGGGAACATCACTCCAATAAATGCTTCCGGGATCGCTGCGATAACAAGTGCAAGCGGGAGGATGAACAATGCACCGTATTTTATACTCTTTGATGCATACCTGTCATCTTCCTGATGCTTTGAGATATAGGGAAACAGCACGCTCATCAATGCACCTACTATGAATATAGGCAACTGTGCAAGGATCAATGCTGCCCTGTAGTATCCCGAAAGTGCATCTGATAACGCTACTTCCGTGAGGAACTTCACGCCTATGATATCGATGTTCATGAGCAGCGTGGTACCAAGTGTGCCAAAGAACATTGGCAGGGCAAAGAAGTAAACGTTGGAGTCCGCCCATCCTTTTGTTTTCCAGAAGGTAAAGTCCCTGGTCAGCAGGACCGCAAGGGTAAGCCCAATGAGCATTGATATTGGAAAGCTGAGGACCGCTCCAAGTGCACCAAATCCCATTTTTACCAGCACAACTCCGGATATGAGTTTTGCAAAAATTGTTATGATCCCTATGAATGCAAAGGAACTGAAGCGGAAAGTTCCCTGAAGTATGCTCAGGTAAATGACCGACATGGCAGTGAATATTGTAGCAAGCAGTATGGATATGACCAGCAGGTTGTAATTTGCTCCAAGATTGATAATATCAGTCGTATATCCAACATAGAATACAACAGATAATAGCAAAGCAATTCCCAAATTTGCAATTAGAGCGCTCTTAAACACACGGTATTTTGTAGAAACATCATGTTCCCCGGAGATGAACTTGGTGCTCGTAAGCGGAAAAGCGGATGTCACAAACAGCGAAAGAATGAGCAGGAATGATGCTGATACACCTAACATACCAAATTGTGCCGGTGTTAGCATCCATCCCATCACAACATTGAATCCGTAGTTAAGGAATGCACCGATGAAGAATGCTGCAAACATCACAAAGCTGTTCTTTGAAGGATTGGTCATTTATTACCTCAAATAATCCATAATTATTCTATATAAAGGGCAGAATCTCTTTCATCTGCCCTTATACATATTCAGTGCCGAGTAATATGCCACCAGGGTTCCGACAACAACGAAGAAACTCCATTCCGGTACTTGCAGCACAATATATGCTGCACTGGAGAACACGATAAGCATCCCTGCAAAGTCGTGAAGATGTGAATCCATCATTAACATCTTACCCACTGATGAATCACTCCTGCTGACAATATTCGCACCGATACCGGCACCAGTCAGAACTATTCCCAGGGTCACCATGTCAGATCCACCTCTGATAAATGCAACCACAAGTAATGCAATTCCACAGACAATTGCCAGCAGATCGATCGGAAGTGACTTCGTCACCTTTTGCATGTGGTTTCGCACAGACACCGCAGCGACCATGCCGATCAGAAGCATCATGAGCTTTGGATAAAGTTCACCGGTAAGAATAGTGGGTGGTAATCCATCCCCTGTAGGTGTGTAATCAAAATCCTCTCCCACGATCTCGAACAGGTCACTGTCCTGCATCCCGCCAATATCCACACTAACAACATACTGCCCGTCCCCACGGTAGAACTCATTGTACCCCAGATCGACGTTGAATGTAGATCCAGTGACTGTCACATCCTTTGAATAGATCTCTTTCTTACCATAATCAACAACGCTGTAGACCTTGACAATAGCTGTAGTGTCCCAGTCCACAAATTGAGCAGGGAACGGCGTACCTATGGTGACAGTACCACGTATTCCATTATCTTCCTGCAGGTCAGTAGAGATCGTAGTAACAGCCGGATTAAGTGCCCTTACCTGATAATCCACAGATCTTCCGATGGATGTATATTCCGGATCAATGGATATCGTGAGTGTATGACTGCCCGGATTATCGGGTGCTTTCAACATTACATTGAACTGTTCAGATCCCTTGGCATCAAGAACAAGTTCAGGATTTATGGTTTCCTTATCCCCGTCTGTACTTATCACAATTTCAGGAGTG encodes the following:
- a CDS encoding flippase; the encoded protein is MTNPSKNSFVMFAAFFIGAFLNYGFNVVMGWMLTPAQFGMLGVSASFLLILSLFVTSAFPLTSTKFISGEHDVSTKYRVFKSALIANLGIALLLSVVFYVGYTTDIINLGANYNLLVISILLATIFTAMSVIYLSILQGTFRFSSFAFIGIITIFAKLISGVVLVKMGFGALGAVLSFPISMLIGLTLAVLLTRDFTFWKTKGWADSNVYFFALPMFFGTLGTTLLMNIDIIGVKFLTEVALSDALSGYYRAALILAQLPIFIVGALMSVLFPYISKHQEDDRYASKSIKYGALFILPLALVIAAIPEAFIGVMFPAEYIASAPALSIVSIGMGFLVMTMVLTNIFQARNVPRIPAFVLPLAVVIEIILLIALVPSHGIVGAAGSTAIACSIGCIVLAGLYVHTYKLKIEHFTIVKTLVSISILLLVLYNLPHTGLFQLVGSLALSGIVYLMILASFGLLTEEDTSIFLSGMPDHRIITPFAEMTSRVIRKLNRV